In Kineococcus sp. NBC_00420, a single genomic region encodes these proteins:
- a CDS encoding SDR family NAD(P)-dependent oxidoreductase: MIRQAARALTGLLRAPGFDPRGKVVVITGGAGGIGSALGRRLARDGASIAVLDRDAERCRQVVADLPRVGTAHHEGFVGDLTDPAQVSELLDDVGGVYGYVDVLVNNTGMTSAERFADRSLESIDHELLVNLTSPLYVTRAAIPLLRRASDPRIISTVSLAGMMPQAETPIYCASKFGLRGAMLSIALDLEPHIRVSSVLPSATDTRMLRQEAVDGGNALQFQSPPQSAEDVVDAVVRLLHRPRLEGYPKPREARLVRAAMAFPNLLPVALSFFEGKGEAGRHRYLAELQRRGDVVEVDGRLVLR, translated from the coding sequence GTGATCCGGCAGGCGGCACGGGCGCTCACCGGACTGCTGCGGGCCCCGGGCTTCGACCCCCGGGGCAAGGTGGTCGTCATCACCGGCGGCGCCGGCGGCATCGGCAGCGCCCTCGGACGCCGACTGGCCCGCGACGGGGCGAGCATCGCCGTGCTCGACCGCGACGCCGAGCGCTGCCGGCAGGTCGTGGCGGACCTCCCGCGGGTGGGGACCGCCCACCACGAGGGTTTCGTGGGTGACCTCACCGACCCGGCGCAGGTGAGTGAACTCCTCGACGACGTGGGCGGCGTCTACGGGTACGTCGACGTGCTCGTCAACAACACCGGGATGACCAGTGCCGAACGGTTCGCGGACCGGTCCCTGGAGTCGATCGACCACGAGCTCCTGGTGAACCTGACCTCCCCCCTCTACGTCACCCGCGCGGCGATCCCGTTGCTGCGCAGAGCGAGCGACCCGCGCATCATCTCCACGGTCTCGCTCGCCGGGATGATGCCGCAGGCGGAGACGCCGATCTACTGCGCCTCCAAGTTCGGCCTCCGCGGAGCCATGCTCTCCATCGCCCTGGACCTGGAGCCGCACATCCGCGTCTCCTCGGTCCTGCCCTCGGCCACCGACACCCGGATGCTGCGCCAGGAGGCCGTCGACGGGGGCAACGCCCTGCAGTTCCAGTCACCCCCGCAGAGCGCGGAGGACGTCGTGGACGCCGTGGTGCGGTTGCTGCACAGACCGAGGTTGGAGGGGTACCCGAAACCGCGGGAGGCGCGCCTCGTCCGCGCCGCGATGGCGTTCCCGAACCTGCTCCCCGTGGCGCTGTCCTTCTTCGAGGGCAAGGGCGAGGCGGGTCGCCACCGCTACCTGGCGGAACTGCAGCGGCGGGGTGACGTCGTCGAGGTCGACGGCCGGCTGGTCCTCCGGTGA
- a CDS encoding PhzF family phenazine biosynthesis protein: MPALPFTQVDVFSEEPLSGNPVAVVHDADDLTSGQMQRFANWTNLSETTFLLRPGSSDADYRVRIFTTEEELPFAGHPTLGSARAWLTAGGTPQTPGTVVQECGAGLVEVRVEEPHLAFAAPPLFREGPLEAELLERLVAGLGISPADVVSGAHLHNGPRWVVLQVTDAATVLGVVPVPGPLVGLDVGVVGRHPAGHEAQVEVRAFLSDGRAVAEDPVTGSLNAGIGQWLTDLPPRYVAAQGTAMGRSGRVHVERDGSRVWVGGATTVVVSGVVRP; the protein is encoded by the coding sequence GTGCCCGCGCTGCCGTTCACCCAGGTCGACGTCTTCTCCGAAGAACCCCTCAGCGGGAACCCGGTCGCCGTCGTCCACGACGCCGACGACCTGACGAGCGGGCAGATGCAGCGGTTCGCGAACTGGACGAACCTGTCGGAGACGACGTTCCTGTTGCGTCCCGGTTCCTCCGACGCCGACTACCGGGTGCGCATCTTCACGACGGAGGAGGAACTGCCGTTCGCCGGGCACCCGACCCTCGGCTCGGCGCGGGCGTGGCTGACCGCGGGAGGGACCCCTCAGACGCCCGGAACCGTCGTCCAGGAGTGCGGGGCCGGCCTGGTCGAGGTGCGCGTCGAGGAACCGCACCTCGCCTTCGCCGCACCGCCGCTGTTCCGGGAGGGCCCGCTCGAGGCGGAACTCCTGGAACGGCTCGTGGCGGGCCTCGGGATCTCCCCCGCGGACGTCGTCTCGGGCGCACACCTGCACAACGGACCCCGCTGGGTCGTGCTGCAGGTGACCGACGCGGCAACGGTTCTGGGTGTGGTACCGGTTCCGGGTCCACTGGTCGGCCTCGACGTGGGGGTGGTGGGGCGACACCCCGCCGGGCACGAGGCGCAGGTCGAGGTCCGGGCGTTCCTCAGCGACGGCCGGGCAGTCGCGGAGGACCCCGTCACCGGCAGCCTGAACGCGGGGATCGGGCAGTGGCTCACCGACCTCCCGCCCCGCTACGTCGCGGCGCAGGGAACGGCGATGGGTCGGAGCGGACGGGTGCACGTCGAGCGGGACGGTTCCCGGGTGTGGGTCGGCGGCGCCACGACCGTCGTGGTGTCCGGGGTCGTTCGACCCTGA
- a CDS encoding flavin-containing monooxygenase has protein sequence MSTPSPPLGPLEDRGDAVLVVGAGPAGLAAARALRARGLTYDHVDRHGVGGIWDIDAPGSPMYEAAHFISSRTLSGFEGFPMPADYPDYPHHRQVLAYLRAFADAYDLSDRVETGVEVRDVDRSGDRWRVTLADGRRREYAGIVCCSGAQWFPVLPDLPGEFAGELRHSNTYRSADEVRGRRVLVVGGGNSGCDIAVDAARTADRVLLSMRRGYWFIPKHVFGRPSDVFAAGGPHLPVRLQQKVFGWVLNLLNGRPERWGLQKPDHRLFETHPVLNSNLFLALQHGDVEPRPAIRSVDGHRVVFTDGQEAEVDTIIAATGYRHAVPYAQRFLGSDQHPDLYLTSFSRQYEGLFGIGFTETNSGAFKHFDALAQMIASHLDDRRNRPEQYRGFRQFIADDTPDLTGGLSFDSSARHQGYVDADALTRYRAAVGRRFGWRLQTGTRRDLAGVRS, from the coding sequence ATGTCCACCCCCTCGCCGCCCCTCGGCCCGCTCGAGGACCGGGGTGACGCCGTGCTCGTCGTCGGCGCCGGACCGGCCGGACTCGCGGCCGCCCGGGCCCTGCGGGCCCGCGGGCTGACCTACGACCACGTCGACCGCCACGGCGTCGGCGGGATCTGGGACATCGACGCCCCCGGTTCGCCGATGTACGAGGCCGCCCACTTCATCTCCAGCCGCACGTTGTCGGGTTTCGAGGGTTTCCCGATGCCCGCGGACTACCCGGACTACCCCCACCACCGTCAGGTCCTCGCGTACCTGCGCGCCTTCGCCGACGCCTACGACCTCAGCGACCGGGTCGAGACCGGGGTCGAGGTCCGTGACGTCGACCGGTCCGGCGACCGCTGGCGGGTCACGCTGGCCGACGGCCGTCGGCGGGAGTACGCGGGGATCGTCTGCTGCAGCGGCGCCCAGTGGTTCCCCGTGCTGCCCGACCTGCCGGGTGAGTTCGCCGGTGAACTGCGGCACAGCAACACCTACCGCAGCGCCGACGAGGTCCGCGGCCGGCGGGTCCTCGTCGTCGGTGGCGGCAACAGCGGGTGCGACATCGCCGTCGACGCGGCCCGGACCGCCGACCGCGTGCTGCTGAGCATGCGGCGCGGGTACTGGTTCATCCCCAAGCACGTCTTCGGACGACCCTCCGACGTCTTCGCCGCGGGCGGCCCGCACCTGCCGGTCCGGTTGCAGCAGAAGGTCTTCGGGTGGGTCCTGAACCTGCTGAACGGTCGTCCGGAACGGTGGGGCCTGCAGAAACCCGACCACCGGCTCTTCGAGACCCACCCCGTCCTGAACAGCAACCTGTTCCTCGCCCTGCAGCACGGGGACGTCGAACCACGTCCCGCGATCCGTTCCGTGGACGGTCACCGGGTGGTGTTCACCGACGGTCAGGAGGCCGAGGTCGACACCATCATCGCCGCGACCGGCTACCGCCACGCGGTTCCCTACGCCCAGCGCTTCCTGGGCAGCGACCAGCACCCCGACCTCTACCTCACGAGCTTCTCCCGGCAGTACGAGGGCCTGTTCGGCATCGGTTTCACCGAGACGAACTCCGGGGCGTTCAAGCACTTCGACGCCCTGGCGCAGATGATCGCGAGCCACCTGGACGACCGCCGGAACCGGCCGGAGCAGTACCGGGGCTTCCGGCAGTTCATCGCCGACGACACCCCTGACCTCACCGGCGGGCTCTCCTTCGACTCCTCCGCACGCCACCAGGGCTACGTCGACGCCGATGCCCTGACCCGGTACCGCGCCGCGGTCGGACGCCGGTTCGGGTGGCGCCTGCAGACGGGCACCCGCCGCGACCTCGCCGGGGTGCGGTCGTGA
- a CDS encoding LysR family transcriptional regulator encodes METRELRYFVAVAEELHFGRAAERLGIAQPPLSRAISRLERRLGTPLLLRTSRSVTLTEAGGVLLHEGRAALDAVEAAEVRTRRAATAEPSVVLATKAAASSELLAKLLHAYAAEPGAAHVEVLLCGPAEQERLLRTGRADVAILHRPFDDTRGFDTEELLTEGQVAILPAGHPLTTRRTVRLAELDGQAGLPMPRWPRPDGSYPDGPGPEVRDHAQLLQLVALGRTLTVAPESARSQLRDDVVAVPVLDAPEVTTVIAWPPSSRSRAVADLVRTATRL; translated from the coding sequence ATGGAGACCCGGGAACTGCGCTACTTCGTCGCCGTCGCCGAAGAGCTGCACTTCGGTCGCGCGGCGGAGCGACTCGGCATCGCGCAACCACCCCTCTCCCGAGCCATCAGCCGGCTGGAACGTCGGTTGGGGACCCCCCTCCTCCTGCGGACCAGTCGCTCGGTGACGCTGACCGAGGCGGGTGGCGTCCTGCTGCACGAGGGACGGGCCGCGCTCGACGCCGTCGAAGCGGCAGAGGTGCGCACCCGCCGCGCGGCGACGGCCGAACCCTCCGTCGTCCTCGCGACCAAGGCCGCGGCCTCGAGCGAACTCCTCGCGAAGCTCCTGCACGCCTACGCCGCCGAACCCGGGGCCGCACACGTCGAGGTCCTGCTCTGCGGTCCCGCCGAGCAGGAGCGGCTGCTGCGCACCGGCCGCGCCGACGTCGCGATCCTGCACCGCCCGTTCGACGACACCCGGGGTTTCGACACCGAGGAACTGCTGACCGAGGGGCAGGTCGCGATCCTCCCCGCGGGCCACCCGCTCACGACCCGCCGCACCGTCCGGCTCGCGGAACTCGACGGGCAGGCGGGACTGCCGATGCCCCGCTGGCCCCGGCCCGACGGGAGCTACCCCGACGGGCCCGGGCCCGAGGTCCGCGACCACGCGCAACTGCTGCAGCTCGTCGCCCTCGGTCGCACCCTCACCGTCGCCCCGGAATCGGCCCGGTCGCAGTTGCGCGACGACGTCGTCGCCGTCCCGGTCCTCGACGCACCGGAGGTCACGACGGTCATCGCGTGGCCGCCGAGCAGCCGGTCCCGCGCCGTGGCCGACCTCGTCCGCACCGCGACCCGCCTCTAG
- a CDS encoding acetamidase/formamidase family protein, with protein MTVHLLPSTPSTVRWGDLPCAGDRPVLEVDPGDVVVVDTVSHEGILEDQGRDPIAFFTARGIDAAAVLADAVEIARSVAHDPLVQGPHVVTGPVRVRGARPGDVLSVTVEALELRADYGVVSNRHGRGALPGEFPLGGVDVVSVLARVETDPDTGLRRGSLPAGPDTDVRVRFPLRPFLGLMGVGTPGPDHLHSVPPGMHGGNVDVSALGVGSTLHLPVQVDGALFYTGDPHYSQGDGEVALTAFEAPLRATLRLDLVPADAVRVRDALWGETPELLVPIGIDLDLGEAMRKSVRTAIALLVDLGMDPAHALAYLSAAGDFAVSQVVDRVSGVHGTIRKADLVELSRLRD; from the coding sequence TGCTCGAGGTCGACCCCGGCGACGTCGTGGTCGTCGACACCGTGAGCCACGAGGGGATCCTCGAGGACCAGGGCCGCGACCCGATCGCCTTCTTCACCGCCCGCGGGATCGACGCGGCGGCCGTCCTGGCCGACGCCGTCGAGATCGCCCGTTCCGTCGCGCACGACCCCCTCGTCCAGGGCCCGCACGTCGTGACCGGCCCCGTCCGCGTCCGGGGCGCGCGACCCGGCGACGTGCTGTCGGTGACCGTCGAGGCTCTGGAACTGCGCGCGGACTACGGCGTGGTCAGCAACCGGCACGGCCGGGGTGCCCTGCCCGGGGAGTTCCCGCTCGGTGGTGTCGACGTCGTCTCCGTGCTGGCCCGGGTCGAGACCGACCCCGACACCGGTCTGCGCCGCGGCAGCCTCCCCGCCGGCCCGGACACCGACGTCCGGGTGCGGTTCCCGCTGAGACCCTTCCTCGGTCTCATGGGGGTGGGGACTCCCGGCCCGGACCACCTGCACTCCGTCCCGCCGGGGATGCACGGCGGGAACGTCGACGTCTCGGCGCTCGGGGTCGGCTCCACGCTGCACCTGCCCGTCCAGGTCGACGGCGCGTTGTTCTACACCGGCGACCCGCACTACTCCCAGGGCGACGGGGAGGTCGCGCTGACCGCCTTCGAGGCACCGCTGCGCGCCACCCTCCGCCTCGACCTCGTCCCCGCGGACGCCGTCCGGGTCCGCGACGCGCTGTGGGGGGAGACCCCGGAACTCCTGGTGCCCATCGGCATCGACCTGGACCTCGGCGAGGCCATGCGGAAGTCGGTCCGCACCGCGATCGCCCTGCTGGTCGACCTCGGGATGGATCCCGCCCACGCGCTGGCCTACCTCTCCGCCGCCGGCGACTTCGCGGTCTCCCAGGTCGTGGACCGGGTGAGCGGCGTGCACGGGACGATCCGCAAGGCCGACCTGGTGGAACTCAGCCGGCTCCGCGACTGA
- a CDS encoding SDR family oxidoreductase, protein MSEQKVALVTGANKGIGFEIAAGLGASGFSVGVGARDSLRREEAVSRLRERGVDAFGVALDVTDDSSVAAAAAAVEERWGRLDSLVNNAGITGGMPQNPIGVDLDIVRAVVETNVLGVIRVTNAMLPLLLRSPSPRIVNLSSSVGSLTRQAGAGSATTTGPVAVAYAPSKTFLNAVMLQYVQELAGTDVLVNAACPGFVATDLNGHRGIRTPEQGAATAIRLATLPDGGPTGGFFEDDGVIPW, encoded by the coding sequence ATGAGTGAGCAGAAGGTCGCCCTGGTCACCGGGGCCAACAAGGGCATCGGGTTCGAGATCGCCGCCGGGTTGGGGGCGTCGGGTTTCAGCGTCGGGGTCGGAGCCCGCGACAGCCTCCGACGGGAGGAGGCGGTGTCGAGGTTGCGGGAGCGAGGGGTCGACGCGTTCGGCGTCGCGCTGGACGTCACCGACGACAGCAGCGTCGCGGCCGCGGCCGCAGCGGTCGAGGAACGCTGGGGTCGACTGGACTCGCTGGTCAACAACGCCGGCATCACCGGTGGGATGCCGCAGAACCCGATCGGGGTGGACCTGGACATCGTCCGTGCGGTCGTCGAGACCAACGTCCTGGGGGTCATCCGGGTCACCAACGCGATGCTGCCGTTGTTGCTCCGGTCCCCCTCCCCGCGCATCGTGAACCTCTCCAGCAGCGTCGGTTCGCTGACCCGCCAGGCCGGTGCGGGGAGCGCGACGACCACCGGCCCCGTCGCGGTGGCCTACGCGCCGTCGAAGACGTTCCTCAACGCCGTGATGCTGCAGTACGTCCAGGAACTCGCCGGGACGGACGTCCTCGTCAACGCGGCGTGCCCGGGTTTCGTCGCCACCGACCTCAACGGTCACCGCGGGATCCGCACCCCGGAACAGGGGGCGGCGACGGCGATCCGGTTGGCGACCCTGCCCGACGGCGGACCGACGGGTGGGTTCTTCGAGGACGACGGGGTCATCCCGTGGTGA
- a CDS encoding TetR/AcrR family transcriptional regulator yields MAPPRTRRDPAAKRDELIAAAARVVGRDGVAATTTRRIAEEAGVPLGTVHYWFASKDELVQEVALAHLREVQGAGRDVAPGVAQGPAEDALRRLRAALAAEESFDRGRRLSLYELTTWSLRSEGRAEIARQQYSAMREAARSVTDPWVQAHVPDGSGDVDPEVLAGFVGVFVDGLALAELADPEGTPAEELLQFFSRLMGLWIRDQEG; encoded by the coding sequence ATGGCGCCACCGAGAACCCGTCGAGACCCGGCCGCGAAGCGGGACGAGCTCATCGCCGCCGCCGCCCGGGTGGTCGGCCGTGACGGGGTCGCCGCGACGACCACCCGCCGCATCGCCGAGGAGGCGGGGGTTCCGCTGGGCACCGTCCACTACTGGTTCGCCAGCAAGGACGAACTGGTGCAGGAGGTCGCCCTCGCCCACCTGCGCGAGGTGCAGGGCGCCGGACGCGACGTGGCCCCCGGAGTCGCCCAGGGTCCGGCGGAGGACGCGCTCCGGCGACTGCGCGCCGCCCTCGCCGCGGAGGAGTCCTTCGACCGGGGCCGCCGCCTGTCCCTCTACGAGTTGACCACCTGGTCGCTGCGGTCCGAGGGGCGGGCGGAGATCGCCCGGCAGCAGTACAGCGCGATGCGGGAGGCGGCGCGCTCGGTCACCGACCCCTGGGTGCAGGCGCACGTGCCGGACGGCAGCGGTGACGTCGACCCGGAGGTGCTCGCCGGGTTCGTCGGGGTCTTCGTCGACGGACTGGCCCTGGCCGAGCTCGCCGACCCGGAGGGCACGCCGGCCGAAGAACTCCTGCAGTTCTTCAGCAGGCTCATGGGTCTCTGGATCCGGGACCAGGAAGGCTGA
- a CDS encoding aldehyde dehydrogenase family protein, whose product MSVIVLVDPATGETVGTSPVQGPAEVDKAVRVARERVREGIWSARPVRERGAVLHRLADLVERDADHLAGLDSRQSGRPITEVRENDLPGAVESLHWFAGAVDKLTSPVTGGPNGGTGHALSLTLLEPVGVGAAILPWNYPLAMAAWKVGPALAAGNSLLLKPAEATPGSALHLAELAREAGLPDGALTVLTGTGADTGAALAGHPDIDAISFTGSTTAGAAILRAAADSGFKRVTLEMGGKNPQVVFPDAVRGVGPGEFDRLLDHVVESAFLSSGQNCTAGSRILVHEDVAEELLSALLERVATLTVGDPADPATRLGPLISAGARDRVHGLVLRAVAAGARVLTGGTPCPGPGFGYPATVLVDVAAGAEIEREEVFGPVVTVSTFRTESGVVARANDTRYGLAASVWTRDVDRALRLARSLDAGIVSINAYSEGDVATPFGGFGSSGFGAPEKSLEAFAQWTRRKAVWLHAGGSPA is encoded by the coding sequence GTGAGCGTGATCGTCCTCGTCGACCCGGCCACCGGTGAAACCGTCGGCACCTCCCCCGTCCAGGGTCCGGCAGAGGTGGACAAGGCCGTCCGCGTCGCCCGCGAGCGGGTCCGGGAGGGGATCTGGTCGGCGCGTCCGGTCCGGGAACGGGGCGCGGTCCTGCACCGCCTCGCGGACCTGGTGGAACGCGACGCGGACCACCTGGCGGGCCTGGACTCCCGCCAGTCGGGTCGGCCGATCACCGAGGTCCGGGAGAACGACCTGCCGGGTGCGGTGGAGTCGCTGCACTGGTTCGCCGGTGCCGTCGACAAGCTCACCTCCCCCGTCACCGGCGGGCCGAACGGGGGCACCGGGCACGCGCTGTCGTTGACCCTGCTCGAACCCGTCGGGGTGGGCGCGGCGATCCTGCCGTGGAACTACCCGCTGGCCATGGCGGCCTGGAAGGTCGGGCCCGCGCTGGCCGCGGGCAACAGCCTGCTGCTCAAACCCGCCGAGGCGACCCCGGGATCCGCCCTGCACCTGGCGGAACTCGCCCGCGAGGCCGGGCTCCCCGACGGCGCGCTGACCGTCCTCACCGGAACGGGCGCCGACACCGGCGCGGCCCTGGCGGGTCACCCCGACATCGACGCGATCTCCTTCACGGGTTCCACCACCGCCGGTGCGGCGATCCTGCGGGCGGCCGCGGACAGCGGGTTCAAGCGGGTGACGCTGGAGATGGGTGGCAAGAACCCCCAGGTGGTGTTCCCCGACGCGGTCCGGGGAGTCGGCCCCGGGGAGTTCGACCGCCTCCTGGACCACGTGGTCGAGTCGGCGTTCCTCTCCAGCGGCCAGAACTGCACCGCGGGCTCGCGGATCCTGGTCCACGAGGACGTCGCCGAGGAACTCCTGTCCGCTCTGCTGGAACGAGTGGCCACGCTGACCGTCGGCGACCCCGCGGACCCGGCCACCCGGCTCGGGCCGCTGATCAGCGCCGGGGCCCGCGACCGCGTCCACGGTCTCGTGCTGCGGGCCGTGGCCGCGGGGGCCCGTGTCCTCACCGGCGGAACCCCCTGCCCCGGTCCGGGTTTCGGCTACCCGGCCACGGTGCTCGTCGACGTGGCCGCCGGGGCCGAGATCGAACGCGAGGAGGTCTTCGGACCCGTCGTCACCGTCTCCACGTTCCGGACCGAGAGCGGGGTGGTGGCCCGGGCCAACGACACCCGCTACGGCCTCGCGGCCTCGGTGTGGACGCGCGACGTGGACCGCGCGCTGCGCCTCGCCCGGTCCCTCGACGCCGGGATCGTCTCGATCAACGCCTACAGCGAGGGGGACGTCGCGACCCCGTTCGGCGGTTTCGGGTCCTCCGGGTTCGGCGCCCCGGAGAAGTCGCTGGAGGCCTTCGCCCAGTGGACCCGGCGCAAGGCCGTGTGGCTGCACGCCGGTGGGTCACCGGCGTGA